A window of the Halichoerus grypus chromosome 2, mHalGry1.hap1.1, whole genome shotgun sequence genome harbors these coding sequences:
- the LOC118530393 gene encoding bromodomain-containing protein 8-like, producing the protein MGEDCRGDPLKDTDFGLVEKMGREWVWFDSEQDYPNDSELSNDCRSLFSSWDSSLDLDVGSWRETEEPGAEELEENSPGREPSELLVGDGGSEESQEEAEQVSRQNLLHFLSEVAYLMEPLCISSKESSEGCCLSSGTRQQKGTEMEATEGEESCREPEQPPAKVKPLVAEKSLGENGRPEVALAPSDICAIQRLSRESEELSHLDPFYLKVSLHLPHASKITLQIINLFLKFSVSWHSQGEVQQESKEEDEGEGYVSELEDQPSSGECDDGFSIQETPLVDILFSRATSSKLSDLGQSDTIQDHLLFKKTLLPVWKMIASHRFSSPFLKPVSERQAPGYKDVVKRPMDLTSLKRNLSKGRIRTMAQFQRDLMLMFQNAVMYNDSDHHVYHMAVEMQREVLEQIQVLSIWLDKRRDLNSLE; encoded by the exons ATGGGAGAAGATTGTAGAGGAGATCCATTAAAGGATACAGACTTTGGGTTGGTAGAGAAG ATGGGGCGTGAGTGGGTTTGGTTCGATTCGGAGCAAGACTATCCCAATGACTCTGAGCTGAGCAACGACTGCAGGTCCCTCTTCAGCTCATGGGATTCCAGTCTGGATCTTGATGTGGGCAGCTGGAGAGAAACTGAGGAGCCAGGGGCTGAGGAACTAGAGGAAAACAGCCCAGGGAGAGAACCTAGTGAGCTGCTTGTGGGGGACGGAGGCAGTGAGGAATCTCAGGAAGAAGCAGAACAAGTCAGCCGTCAGAATCTACTCCACTTTCTCTCTGAG GTAGCTTATTTAATGGAGCCATTGTGCATTAGCAGCAAAGAATCAAGTGAAGGTTGCTGTCTTTCATCTGGTACCAGACAACAAAAGGGAACGGAAATGGAAGCTACTGAAGGAGAAGAGTCATGCAGAGAGCCTGAACAGCCTCCAGCAAAGGTAAAACCCTTGGTAGCTGAGAAGTCACTGGGAGAAAATGGAAGGCCAGAGGTGGCTCTAGCTCCCTCAGATATTTGTGCAATTCAGCGACTATCCAGGGAGAGTGAAGAG TTAAGTCACCTTGACCCTTTCTACCTTAAAGTCAGCCTTCACTTACCCCATGCAAGTAAAATTACCTTGCagataataaatctctttctaaaGTTCTCTGTTTCCTGGCATTCCCAGGGGGAGGTTCAGCAAGAATCCAAAGAGGAGGACGAGGGTGAAGGGTATGTGTCAGAGTTGGAAGACCAGCCCTCTTCAGGTGAGTGTGATGATGGCTTCAGCATTCAGGAGACTCCTCTGGTGGATATCCTTTTCAGCCGTGCTACCTCTTCAAAGTT GTCTGATCTAGGCCAGAGTGACACTATTCAGGATCACTTGTTATTTAAGAAGACTCTCCTGCCAGTCTGGAAGATGATTGCCAGTCACAG GTTCAGCAGTCCTTTTCTGAAGCCTGTGTCAGAAAGGCAGGCCCCAGGATACAAGGATGTGGTGAAAAG ACCCATGGACTTAACTAGCTTGAAGAGGAATCTGTCTAAGGGACGGATTCGCACCATGGCTCAGTTCCAGCGGGACCTGATGCTGATGTTCCAGAATGCTGTGATGTACAATGACTCTGATCATCATGTGTACCATATGGCTGTGGAGATGCAGCGAGAAGTCTTGGAGCAGATTCAG GTGCTGAGTATTTGGTTAGACAAAAGAAGAGACTTAAATAGTTTGGAATGA